From a region of the uncultured Desulfatiglans sp. genome:
- a CDS encoding conserved hypothetical protein (Evidence 4 : Unknown function but conserved in other organisms), translating to MNDIHRPYDRLGLLLLGLSLAFGMIATAFLVTTTLERLKRSNETITVKGFAERRVTSDIAVWRGQVTARGEDLRACYETLSRDMERARAYLVQNGLEPGQIELSSVNTMTQYRQNEKGYQTHEIAGYVLEQSLTVNSADVRKIAQLSKDATSLISEGIAFTSFPPEYYTSEFDRIKIDLLWEATSNARLRAEQFAGSSGIRVGDLKSASQGVFQVTPVHSTEISSYGMYDTSSIEKSVKAVVTIQYAIQK from the coding sequence ATGAACGATATTCACCGTCCTTACGACCGTTTAGGCCTGCTGCTGCTCGGCCTGTCGCTGGCCTTCGGCATGATCGCCACGGCCTTCCTGGTGACGACGACCCTGGAGCGGCTGAAGCGCTCGAATGAAACGATCACCGTCAAGGGGTTCGCCGAACGGCGGGTCACCTCGGACATCGCCGTCTGGAGAGGTCAGGTGACCGCCCGGGGCGAGGACCTGAGGGCATGCTACGAGACCCTTTCGAGGGACATGGAGCGGGCGCGGGCCTATCTCGTCCAGAACGGGCTCGAGCCCGGACAGATCGAGCTGTCCTCCGTCAACACCATGACGCAGTACCGTCAGAACGAAAAGGGATACCAGACCCACGAGATCGCCGGCTACGTCCTCGAGCAGTCCCTGACCGTCAACTCCGCAGATGTCCGGAAAATCGCGCAGCTCTCGAAGGACGCCACCTCCCTCATCAGCGAGGGGATCGCGTTCACCTCATTCCCGCCCGAGTACTACACCTCGGAGTTCGATCGGATCAAGATCGATCTCCTCTGGGAAGCCACGAGCAACGCCCGTCTCAGGGCCGAGCAGTTCGCCGGGAGCAGCGGGATCCGCGTCGGCGACTTGAAGTCGGCCTCCCAGGGCGTCTTTCAGGTCACCCCCGTCCACTCGACCGAGATCTCCAGCTACGGGATGTACGACACCAGCTCCATCGAAAAGAGCGTCAAGGCCGTCGTGACCATCCAGTACGCCATCCAGAAATGA
- a CDS encoding Methylenetetrahydrofolate reductase, which produces MSEYKSGSNLEKVLKAGHFAFTGECGPPMGANVEHLKEKAHHLKGVVDAVNVTDNQTAVVRMSSWAASLILLQEGIEPNFQMVCRDRNRLAMQSDILGVYSHGIRNMLCLSGDHQKFGNHPESKNVFDIDSMQLINLVKTMRDDGKFLNGQDVDVPPKLFIGAASNPFADPFEFRVYRLAKKIAAGADFIQTQCIYNMDKFRAFMKQVVDMGLHEKCYILAGVTPMKSVGMATYMAKQVPGMDVPDSLLKRLRGAGKGKVAEEGIRFALEQIEEFKQMEGVAGVHLMAIEWEHRVPEIAERAGMLPRPQV; this is translated from the coding sequence ATGAGCGAATACAAATCAGGCAGCAATCTTGAAAAGGTACTGAAAGCGGGACATTTCGCCTTTACCGGTGAGTGTGGACCTCCCATGGGGGCCAATGTCGAGCACCTGAAGGAAAAGGCCCATCATCTGAAAGGCGTCGTCGACGCCGTCAACGTCACGGACAACCAGACCGCTGTCGTGCGGATGTCCAGCTGGGCCGCGTCGCTGATCCTGCTGCAGGAAGGGATCGAACCGAACTTCCAGATGGTCTGCCGCGACCGCAACCGCCTCGCCATGCAGAGCGACATCCTGGGCGTTTACAGCCACGGAATCCGCAACATGCTCTGCCTGTCCGGGGACCACCAGAAGTTCGGCAACCATCCTGAATCGAAGAACGTCTTCGACATCGATTCCATGCAGCTGATCAACCTGGTCAAGACCATGCGGGACGACGGCAAGTTCCTGAACGGCCAGGACGTCGACGTACCCCCGAAGCTCTTTATCGGAGCGGCCTCCAACCCCTTCGCCGACCCCTTCGAGTTCCGGGTCTACCGGCTCGCCAAAAAGATCGCCGCCGGAGCGGATTTCATCCAGACCCAGTGCATCTACAACATGGATAAATTCCGCGCCTTCATGAAGCAGGTGGTCGACATGGGCCTGCACGAGAAGTGCTACATCCTGGCCGGCGTCACCCCGATGAAAAGCGTCGGTATGGCGACGTACATGGCGAAACAGGTCCCCGGCATGGATGTCCCGGACTCCCTGCTCAAGCGCCTGCGCGGCGCCGGCAAAGGGAAAGTCGCCGAGGAGGGCATCCGCTTCGCCCTCGAGCAGATCGAGGAGTTCAAGCAGATGGAAGGCGTCGCGGGCGTGCACCTGATGGCGATCGAGTGGGAGCACCGCGTGCCCGAAATCGCCGAAAGGGCCGGCATGCTTCCAAGGCCTCAGGTTTAA
- a CDS encoding conserved hypothetical protein (Evidence 4 : Unknown function but conserved in other organisms), whose product MIVAEPKPIKEVVEMVKDCSRVLVIGCKGCVTVCNVGGSKEVGILASALRIAAAKAGRRIEVGEHTLERQCDPEYIEEVKDIIEGYDGVVSLACGVGPQFLSERYPEKRIFPGVNTRFMGGAVQHGIWEERCAGCGTCVIHFFGGMCPIARCSKSLMNGPCGGSAKGKCEIAKDVDCVWDLIVRKLMAQGRLEDLLQFRPPKSWTTARDGGPRKLFREELVK is encoded by the coding sequence ATGATAGTCGCTGAACCAAAGCCCATCAAAGAAGTGGTCGAGATGGTCAAGGACTGCAGCAGGGTCCTGGTCATCGGGTGCAAAGGCTGTGTCACGGTCTGCAACGTCGGAGGCTCGAAAGAGGTGGGCATCCTGGCCTCCGCGCTCAGAATCGCCGCCGCCAAAGCGGGACGTCGGATCGAGGTCGGCGAGCACACGCTCGAGCGGCAGTGCGATCCGGAATATATCGAAGAAGTCAAAGACATAATCGAGGGCTATGACGGAGTGGTCTCCCTCGCGTGCGGCGTCGGCCCCCAGTTTCTCTCGGAGCGCTACCCGGAAAAGCGGATCTTCCCCGGGGTCAACACACGGTTTATGGGCGGCGCGGTCCAGCACGGCATCTGGGAAGAGCGCTGCGCCGGCTGCGGCACCTGCGTCATCCACTTTTTCGGCGGGATGTGTCCGATCGCACGCTGTTCCAAGAGTCTGATGAACGGCCCCTGCGGCGGGTCCGCCAAAGGCAAGTGCGAGATCGCCAAGGACGTCGACTGCGTGTGGGATCTGATCGTCCGAAAGCTGATGGCTCAGGGGCGCCTTGAAGATCTCCTCCAATTCAGACCGCCCAAGAGTTGGACCACGGCCCGGGACGGAGGCCCGCGCAAACTGTTCAGGGAGGAGCTGGTAAAATGA
- a CDS encoding Methyl-viologen-reducing hydrogenase, delta subunit, translated as MTDFEPQIIAFCCSNCASSAATVAESMSLTMPDNVKVVQVPCTGRLETLHLIKAFENGADGVYVAGCQTDSCQYISGISQAAKRVAQVKKVLEELDMEPERIEIYNLSAGRGRRFVDVAHEMLNRIKELGPNPVRVKP; from the coding sequence ATGACTGATTTTGAACCCCAAATCATCGCTTTTTGTTGTTCGAACTGCGCCTCATCGGCGGCCACCGTCGCGGAAAGCATGTCGCTGACCATGCCGGACAACGTCAAGGTCGTTCAGGTTCCGTGCACTGGAAGGCTCGAGACCCTCCACCTTATCAAGGCCTTCGAAAACGGCGCGGACGGTGTCTATGTCGCCGGCTGCCAGACGGACAGCTGCCAATACATCTCCGGCATCTCGCAGGCGGCCAAGCGGGTCGCCCAGGTCAAAAAGGTGCTGGAGGAACTGGACATGGAGCCGGAACGTATCGAGATCTACAATCTCTCCGCCGGAAGGGGACGGCGTTTCGTGGACGTCGCCCATGAGATGCTGAACCGGATCAAGGAGCTCGGTCCCAACCCAGTACGCGTGAAACCCTAG
- a CDS encoding CoB--CoM heterodisulfide reductase iron-sulfur subunit A family protein: MSQNKPKGSVAVIGGGIAGIQAALSLADAGYGVHVVERMATLGGMIPNLHRFYPLCACCKVNPKIAACQQNPNVNVLTDTQVTGISGELGRFTLNVEQGGVAKQLEAGAVVFAAGIEAFDPSQHDTYAYHRYPNVVTSVEYEQLQKPTGQGKGIVKRPSDGQSPQKIAWLQCVGSRDINRCDAPYCSSVCCMYALKEAVNSVDVDENVEPVIFYMDMRTHGKGFEAYLNDAKARGIRLVRSRIHTVDPEPGSDDLKLTYADEAGTLQEETFNMIVLSVGLKPAADAIALAEKMGLQLSPDRFLATPPFQPVGTSLPGVFTCGGMSGPLDIGQSITQANAVAAEIAAVLDPAALAPPVMYPQIVADPDAEPKILVAYHLCPGMDPGIGKRIEAFTSKLPKVASVAGMEGAFLDQLVQSIQSAGANRLVFASCTPLIHKALLEEALKRSGLNPALFELVDLRVLDIAADTQLNDRLRMGVARAALSTPTPVREVPVTKQALVVGGGLAGMESALAIAREGFPVTLVEKDAALGGHALHVRSTWQGYDVQAYLKDLLASVQKNSLITVLTGATVKESHGFEGQFLSTLEQGGKSLPLAHGVTVLATGGDPVPAVEYLYGQNDQVYLWNELSTKLLKDPKAIESASSGVFIQCVGSREPERPHCSNLCCAFAVRTAIDLKEKNPNMDIYILYREMRTFGEREELYRTARQKGVVFIRYDLEHKPAVTAADGRLTVTVFDPILGKDLALPAEFVSLQTAITAPNNTALPTLFRVGLDEDGFLAESPEKMKPSDTTIKGIFQAGLAHYPKDTLASIAQAKAAAGRALEVLKQETVQAAVLVAEVRPEKCAVCCTCVRTCPFHVPYIDHDRGAAYIDPALCQGCGMCVAECPGKAIVMPGVSDQMLNQAPSILMETN, translated from the coding sequence ATGAGTCAAAATAAACCCAAGGGCTCTGTAGCGGTTATCGGGGGCGGCATCGCGGGAATACAGGCCGCCCTTTCCCTTGCTGACGCAGGATATGGTGTCCACGTGGTCGAACGTATGGCAACCCTGGGCGGGATGATCCCCAATCTCCACCGGTTCTACCCCCTCTGCGCCTGCTGCAAGGTGAACCCCAAGATCGCCGCGTGCCAGCAAAACCCCAATGTCAACGTCCTGACCGACACTCAGGTCACCGGGATATCGGGCGAACTGGGCCGATTCACCCTGAACGTGGAACAAGGCGGCGTCGCCAAACAACTCGAGGCCGGCGCCGTGGTCTTTGCAGCGGGCATCGAGGCCTTCGATCCTTCCCAGCACGACACCTACGCCTATCACCGCTACCCGAACGTCGTCACCAGCGTTGAATACGAACAGCTCCAGAAGCCGACCGGCCAGGGGAAAGGCATCGTCAAGAGGCCGTCGGACGGGCAGTCCCCGCAGAAGATCGCCTGGCTCCAGTGCGTCGGATCGCGTGACATCAACCGCTGCGACGCCCCCTACTGTTCGTCGGTCTGCTGCATGTACGCCCTCAAGGAGGCCGTCAACAGCGTCGACGTCGACGAAAACGTCGAACCCGTCATCTTCTACATGGACATGCGCACCCACGGCAAGGGCTTCGAGGCTTACCTGAACGATGCCAAGGCCCGCGGCATCCGCCTCGTCCGCAGCCGGATCCACACGGTGGACCCCGAGCCCGGAAGCGACGATCTGAAACTGACCTACGCCGACGAAGCCGGCACGCTGCAAGAAGAGACCTTCAACATGATCGTCCTCTCGGTGGGCCTCAAACCGGCGGCGGACGCGATCGCCCTGGCGGAAAAGATGGGGCTGCAGCTGAGCCCCGACCGCTTCCTGGCCACGCCCCCCTTCCAGCCGGTCGGCACCAGTCTCCCGGGCGTCTTTACCTGCGGCGGAATGTCCGGCCCTCTGGATATCGGCCAGTCCATCACCCAGGCCAACGCCGTGGCGGCCGAGATCGCAGCGGTCCTGGACCCGGCGGCCCTCGCCCCTCCCGTCATGTATCCGCAGATCGTGGCCGACCCTGACGCGGAGCCCAAGATCCTCGTCGCCTACCATCTCTGCCCCGGCATGGATCCCGGCATCGGCAAGCGCATCGAGGCCTTCACGTCCAAGCTCCCGAAGGTGGCCTCCGTCGCCGGCATGGAGGGCGCATTCCTGGACCAGCTCGTCCAGTCGATCCAGTCCGCCGGCGCCAACCGCCTGGTCTTCGCCAGTTGCACGCCGCTCATCCACAAGGCCCTGCTCGAAGAGGCGCTCAAGCGCAGCGGCCTGAATCCGGCCCTGTTCGAGTTGGTCGACCTGCGGGTGCTCGACATCGCTGCCGACACCCAGTTGAATGATCGGCTGCGTATGGGCGTCGCCCGCGCCGCCCTGAGCACCCCCACCCCGGTCCGGGAAGTGCCCGTGACCAAGCAGGCGCTCGTCGTCGGCGGCGGTCTGGCCGGGATGGAAAGCGCTCTGGCGATCGCACGGGAAGGGTTCCCGGTGACGCTGGTCGAAAAAGACGCCGCCCTGGGGGGACACGCGCTTCACGTCCGGTCCACCTGGCAGGGCTACGATGTTCAGGCCTACCTGAAGGACCTGCTCGCATCCGTTCAGAAGAACAGCCTCATCACCGTCCTGACCGGCGCCACGGTCAAGGAAAGCCACGGCTTCGAAGGGCAGTTCCTGAGCACCCTGGAGCAGGGGGGCAAGTCCCTGCCGCTCGCCCACGGCGTGACCGTGCTCGCGACGGGCGGCGATCCGGTCCCGGCCGTCGAGTACCTCTACGGTCAGAATGACCAGGTCTACCTGTGGAACGAGCTCAGCACGAAGCTCTTGAAGGACCCGAAGGCGATCGAATCGGCCTCTTCGGGTGTCTTCATCCAGTGCGTGGGATCGAGGGAGCCCGAACGGCCCCACTGCAGCAACCTCTGCTGCGCGTTCGCCGTACGGACCGCCATCGACCTCAAGGAAAAGAACCCGAACATGGACATCTACATCCTTTACCGGGAGATGCGGACCTTCGGCGAGCGCGAGGAACTCTACCGGACGGCCCGCCAGAAGGGCGTGGTCTTCATCCGCTACGACCTCGAGCACAAACCGGCGGTCACGGCCGCCGACGGCAGGCTCACGGTGACGGTCTTCGATCCGATCCTCGGCAAAGACCTGGCCCTCCCGGCGGAGTTCGTCTCGCTCCAGACCGCCATCACGGCCCCCAACAACACCGCCCTGCCGACGCTTTTCCGGGTCGGCCTGGATGAAGACGGCTTCCTCGCCGAATCGCCCGAAAAGATGAAGCCCTCCGATACGACGATCAAAGGCATCTTCCAGGCGGGCCTGGCGCACTACCCGAAGGACACCCTCGCCAGTATCGCCCAGGCCAAGGCCGCTGCAGGCCGGGCCCTGGAGGTCCTGAAGCAGGAAACGGTCCAGGCGGCGGTCCTCGTGGCCGAGGTGCGGCCCGAAAAATGCGCGGTCTGCTGCACCTGTGTGCGGACCTGTCCGTTCCACGTGCCCTATATCGATCACGATCGCGGAGCCGCCTACATCGACCCCGCCTTGTGCCAAGGCTGCGGTATGTGCGTCGCGGAATGCCCCGGCAAAGCCATTGTAATGCCCGGCGTCTCCGATCAGATGCTGAACCAGGCGCCTTCCATCCTCATGGAAACGAACTAA
- a CDS encoding putative regulatory protein (CxxC_CxxC_SSSS) (Evidence 3 : Putative function from multiple computational evidences) encodes MPIYEYECRQCARTFQALIMKKEDEEGLSCPGCGGRQWKRLISRVSFHVSEQDRLSSFDPSARKDDGFFKDSRNIGLHAKKRAQEMGVDLGRGFEEKLEKLRTDPGSVIRDSE; translated from the coding sequence GTGCCCATATATGAATATGAATGTCGGCAATGCGCCAGGACTTTCCAGGCGCTGATCATGAAGAAAGAGGACGAAGAGGGCCTTTCGTGCCCCGGCTGCGGGGGGAGGCAGTGGAAGCGGCTCATTTCACGCGTCAGTTTCCACGTCTCGGAGCAGGACCGGCTCTCCTCTTTCGATCCGTCCGCCCGCAAGGATGACGGATTTTTCAAGGATTCGCGCAATATCGGCCTCCATGCCAAGAAGAGGGCCCAGGAGATGGGCGTCGACCTCGGGCGCGGCTTCGAAGAGAAGCTCGAAAAGCTACGGACCGATCCGGGAAGCGTCATCCGGGATTCGGAATAA
- a CDS encoding conserved hypothetical protein (Evidence 4 : Unknown function but conserved in other organisms), protein MMKRKPGDVILVYYQDAPAIYARIEAIEPDVKPGWCQVTLLFLSVPSQVVRWILRESYVDGEPFTMGGQAVRLEEVRAAPPATTSEGPAAENGEGRKGSARVIPFKKPT, encoded by the coding sequence ATGATGAAGCGCAAACCGGGGGATGTCATCCTCGTCTATTACCAGGATGCACCCGCCATTTACGCCCGCATCGAGGCGATCGAACCCGATGTGAAGCCGGGGTGGTGCCAGGTGACGCTCCTTTTCCTGAGCGTGCCGAGCCAGGTCGTCCGGTGGATCCTGCGCGAGTCTTATGTGGACGGCGAGCCTTTCACCATGGGAGGCCAGGCTGTCCGCCTCGAAGAGGTCAGGGCGGCGCCGCCGGCGACGACGTCGGAGGGCCCGGCGGCCGAAAACGGGGAAGGGCGGAAGGGTTCCGCCCGCGTCATCCCTTTCAAGAAACCCACTTGA
- a CDS encoding hypothetical protein (Evidence 5 : Unknown function), whose translation MGKWEMFIIRLVLAVGIAILIGRFFLQGRSFWWTVLLAAVLLGLAYLQEYFRLRDRGGNP comes from the coding sequence ATGGGAAAATGGGAGATGTTCATCATTCGGCTCGTGCTGGCTGTGGGGATCGCGATCCTCATCGGCCGATTCTTCTTGCAGGGCCGTTCGTTCTGGTGGACGGTGCTGCTGGCGGCCGTTCTGCTGGGGTTGGCCTACTTACAGGAGTATTTCAGATTGCGCGACAGAGGGGGGAACCCATGA
- the ppdK gene encoding Pyruvate, phosphate dikinase, protein MTTKKFVYAFEEGDSKNKKLLGGKGANLCDMTQIGLPVPPGFVITTEACLAYLAQKKKGLDAELMGQVKGAMADLEKKTGKRFGDPKNPLLVSVRSGAAISMPGMMDTILNLGLNEETLPGLIEQTQNERFVYDAYRRVIQLFSSVGLGLGDELFDEIFEAVKKKYKAAQDIDLDAEGLREICDRFLHAVQEKTGGPFPQDPYVQLEMAVEAVFRSWMGKRAVDYRREFGITTEMANGTAVNICTMVFGNMGNDCATGVAFTRNPATGENRLYGEYMLNAQGEDVVAGIRTPKPIRELRREMPDVYQELEKLRHTLEKRYREVQDFEFTIEKNKLYCLQTRNGKMNAAAFIKTSIDMVNEGLITEDQAILRIKPDMLAQLLYPRLDPEAKVDVLATGLPASPGAAWGKIVFDADRAESKAKLGEKVILVREETKPDDIHGFFAAQGILTSRGGKTSHAAVVARAMGKPCVSGCETMVINYAAREAVLAGVPLREGDVLTIDGTTGNVFQGRVPTIEPEFVEDLLVLLEWADEISELEVMANADTPEAVKKAKKYGAMGIGLCRTERMFNQPDRLPTVQEMILAETTAERQAAIDRLLPFQREDFKEIFRIMDGYPVTIRLLDPPIHEFLPSADELIQEITHLRELRKTIEGMATLPDTLKMLDPQLHERYSANLEAITLGLEELKNKHLAETLIDNKEVILRKVRALAETNPMLGHRGVRLGITYPEIYAMQIRAILEAAAEHIKTGGRISPEIMVPQVCTLEELKWVHRYVSQIHKEVEKKFKINVPFHFGTMIEVVRACMRAGRIAELAEFMSFGTNDLTQATFSFSREDAENKFLPLYKQHEILQHNPFEVLDIKGVGRLMMITIEWARKTRPDMKVGICGEQGGHPDAIRFCHYIKMTYVSCSPPRVPIARLAAAHAKLTEAEFSVV, encoded by the coding sequence ATGACCACGAAAAAGTTCGTCTATGCGTTCGAAGAGGGGGACAGCAAGAACAAGAAACTCCTGGGGGGCAAAGGGGCCAATCTCTGCGACATGACGCAGATCGGGCTTCCGGTTCCGCCGGGGTTCGTCATCACCACCGAGGCGTGCCTGGCTTACCTGGCCCAGAAGAAGAAGGGGCTCGACGCGGAGTTGATGGGTCAGGTCAAGGGGGCGATGGCGGACCTCGAAAAGAAGACCGGCAAGCGCTTCGGAGACCCGAAGAACCCGCTGCTGGTCTCCGTCCGCTCCGGTGCGGCCATCTCCATGCCCGGGATGATGGACACCATCCTGAACCTCGGGTTGAACGAGGAGACGCTGCCCGGGCTCATCGAGCAGACGCAGAACGAACGGTTCGTCTACGACGCCTACCGGCGCGTGATCCAGTTGTTCAGCTCGGTCGGGCTGGGGCTCGGCGACGAGCTCTTCGACGAGATCTTCGAGGCGGTCAAGAAGAAGTACAAGGCGGCCCAGGACATCGATCTGGATGCCGAGGGCCTGAGGGAGATCTGCGACCGGTTTCTGCACGCCGTGCAGGAGAAGACGGGCGGCCCGTTTCCGCAGGACCCCTATGTGCAGCTCGAGATGGCCGTCGAGGCGGTCTTCCGGTCCTGGATGGGGAAGCGCGCCGTCGACTACCGCAGGGAGTTCGGGATCACCACCGAGATGGCCAACGGGACGGCGGTGAACATCTGCACCATGGTCTTCGGAAACATGGGCAACGACTGCGCGACCGGGGTGGCCTTCACGCGGAACCCCGCCACCGGGGAGAACCGCCTCTACGGCGAGTACATGCTGAACGCGCAGGGGGAGGACGTCGTCGCGGGCATCCGCACCCCGAAGCCGATCCGGGAGCTGCGCCGCGAGATGCCCGACGTCTACCAGGAGCTGGAGAAGCTCCGGCACACCCTGGAGAAGCGCTACCGCGAGGTGCAGGACTTCGAGTTCACGATCGAGAAGAACAAGCTCTACTGCCTCCAGACCCGGAACGGAAAGATGAACGCGGCGGCCTTCATCAAGACCTCCATCGACATGGTGAACGAGGGGCTCATCACCGAAGACCAGGCGATTCTGCGCATCAAACCCGACATGCTGGCCCAGCTTCTCTATCCGCGGCTGGACCCCGAAGCGAAGGTGGACGTGCTGGCGACCGGCCTGCCCGCCTCTCCCGGGGCCGCCTGGGGCAAAATCGTCTTCGACGCCGACCGGGCCGAGAGCAAGGCCAAGCTGGGTGAGAAGGTCATCCTGGTCCGTGAGGAGACCAAACCCGACGACATCCACGGCTTTTTCGCCGCCCAGGGCATCTTGACGAGCCGCGGCGGCAAGACCAGCCACGCAGCCGTGGTCGCCCGCGCCATGGGCAAACCGTGCGTCTCGGGCTGCGAGACCATGGTGATCAACTATGCCGCGCGCGAGGCCGTGCTTGCCGGAGTCCCGCTGCGGGAAGGCGATGTGCTCACGATCGACGGGACGACCGGAAACGTCTTCCAGGGAAGGGTCCCCACGATCGAACCGGAGTTCGTCGAGGATCTGCTCGTGCTGCTCGAATGGGCGGACGAGATCAGCGAGCTGGAGGTGATGGCGAACGCCGATACGCCCGAGGCGGTCAAGAAGGCCAAGAAGTACGGCGCGATGGGCATCGGCCTGTGCCGGACGGAGCGGATGTTCAACCAGCCGGACCGTCTGCCGACTGTCCAGGAGATGATCCTGGCCGAAACGACCGCGGAGCGGCAGGCCGCCATCGATCGCCTGCTGCCGTTTCAGCGCGAGGACTTCAAGGAGATCTTCCGGATCATGGACGGCTACCCGGTGACGATCCGTCTGCTGGACCCACCGATCCACGAGTTCCTGCCCTCCGCCGACGAGCTGATCCAGGAGATCACCCACCTCCGCGAGCTGCGCAAGACCATCGAGGGGATGGCGACCCTCCCGGACACCCTCAAGATGCTGGATCCGCAGCTGCACGAACGGTATTCGGCCAACCTCGAGGCGATCACGCTTGGCCTGGAGGAGCTCAAGAACAAACACCTGGCGGAGACCCTGATCGACAACAAGGAGGTGATCCTGAGGAAGGTCCGCGCCCTGGCCGAGACGAACCCGATGCTCGGTCACCGCGGCGTCCGCCTGGGGATCACCTACCCGGAGATCTACGCCATGCAGATCCGGGCGATCCTCGAGGCCGCCGCCGAGCACATCAAGACCGGCGGGCGGATCAGCCCCGAGATCATGGTCCCGCAGGTCTGCACGCTCGAGGAGCTCAAGTGGGTGCACCGCTACGTGAGCCAGATCCACAAGGAGGTGGAGAAGAAGTTCAAGATCAATGTGCCGTTCCACTTCGGCACCATGATCGAGGTAGTGCGGGCCTGCATGCGCGCCGGGCGGATCGCGGAGTTGGCGGAGTTCATGTCCTTCGGCACCAACGACCTGACCCAGGCGACCTTTTCATTTTCGCGGGAGGACGCCGAGAACAAGTTCCTGCCGCTTTACAAGCAGCACGAGATCCTGCAGCACAACCCGTTCGAGGTCCTGGACATCAAGGGCGTCGGCCGGCTGATGATGATCACGATCGAGTGGGCCCGCAAGACCCGCCCCGACATGAAGGTCGGCATCTGCGGAGAGCAGGGCGGGCATCCGGACGCCATCCGCTTCTGCCACTACATCAAGATGACCTATGTGTCGTGCTCCCCGCCCCGGGTCCCCATCGCCCGGCTGGCCGCGGCGCATGCCAAGCTGACGGAGGCGGAGTTCAGCGTGGTGTAG